In Lolium rigidum isolate FL_2022 chromosome 3, APGP_CSIRO_Lrig_0.1, whole genome shotgun sequence, the genomic window GAAAACCGTAATGCTATCAACTGAATTGAGATAGTTACCAAGTACTTGAAAATGAAAGATCTATAAAAGCAACTTCCATCTCTAGCGATTCGTCTGCGGGAACCATACTTCTCATCCAGTAGCTGTGTAAGGATCATCAAGTTAGTAGAACCGAAGGTAATAGTATAATTACATGAAAAAAGCATATCACACATAAGTATACCATGATCTTTCCAATGATGGTATCGTCCTCAAATTCCTCCAGCAAAGTCAGAACAGGTTCCTATAAAACCAACAAGACCACGAGTCCAAGATCACAAAAATACATCAATGATTTAGCAAAACTTGAGCATATAGCCAATACATCTTGAAGGTCCACATATTTGCATCATCTTTACTAGAGAACAAATACATCACATCAGATTACATAGGTTTCATGAGGTGTTGATGGTGATAAGCATGTGAGAGCATGCCACTCTTTTATTTAGCTGATAATTCAAGAAGAACTCAATCTAAAGTAACTAAGAAAAGAAAATTCAGTAAATAGTACTAGTTTCACACCTTATCACCTAACTTGAACTTGTTGGGGAAAAccccatcatcatcactctcagagATGTGGCAGAATTCCTATGAGAGATTTGGTGGCAACAAGGCAAGGTCAAATCAAGGCCCAAAGATGAAGCAACAGAAGCTACATTAGGTTGAGCATTTCTAATTGGGCAAATCTAATTAACGAGTTCAAAAATCGAGAAGGGGCCATAATATTCATACTTCAGACTCAGAGAACAGATCAGTGGAGCCATAAGAGTCTTTTAATTGATCAACTTCTTGCTCCTCTCCCCTTGCGATTTCCTGTAATCAACATTTTTTCAGAATTAAAACCACAACAGAAAAATCTTTAGAACAGCTTCAACCAATTTCAAACAACTGAGTATCATAGCCTGGCCAGTTGGAGCAGAGGATCCAAAATATTTGGCCAAATGCATAAGTTAGAGCAAGTGCTGCTCAGATGAGCGGTTTCGAAAAAATTAGCGATTGAATAtggtccaaagatgaactaactCAGGTTACATTAGTCCGAATATTTCTAACTGTGAAAAATCTAGTTTAATCTCCTGACGGATCCCACTTGGATAAGAGTATCCAACAAATTTGGCCAAGTTCGTCCCTTAGAGCAAGTGCTGCTCGGATGCATGAGCGGTGTTGAAAAAAAGTGGCGATTGAGCAtggtccaaagatgaactaaccCAGGCTACATTAGTCCGAGTATTTCTAACTGTGAAAATATAAATCACGAGGAATCACCCAAACATAGCACACCGAATCGAGATCAAGAACTGGGGCGGGCTGGGGAAGGGGGGCCAAACGGAACAACCGAACAGAGCGTAAATCAGCAAGAATGCAAGAACGAGAGGCTTCAGGCTTGCGAAGGGAACATAACAGAGGTTTCAGGCGTAAATCTTACAGTTCCAGCCAATTTCAAAGAACCGAGGTTCATAGCTTGCACACTTGGATCAGAGGATCCAGCAAGATGCAGTTCATCAACAGATACCATAAATAATCAAGAATCGTCAACAAAGATTCGATGTTGATGAAAGAACAGTCCCTTCTCTGCAGCCAAGATTCATACCTGAGGGTGAGGGATTTCAATAGACTGTAGGTATCGCTCCTCTTCCCATTGGTCTTCCTGTAATCGCAAGTTTTTCAGTGTTAACACACGGCAGAAAAATGGATAAAGAACGGGGGCGGGGGGAAGGGTTGGGGGCAATCGGATCAAACATTACAGAACCGACCAAGAACGGCACGGGGCCAGCAAAAGATGATGCAAGAAAGGACGAGAGCCTAACCTCGtcagtagatgatgtcgacgaaggCGTCGATGTTGAGGACTGCGGAGGCGGACGCGTAAATCACCAAGAATGCAAGAAGGAGAGGCTTCAGGCTTGCGAAGTGAACATAACAGAAATCACCCAAGAATGCAAGAACAAGAGCCTAACCTCATCAGCAGATGATAGCGACGAAGGCGTCAGACTCGGGGACTGCGGAGGCGAAGCCGAAGACGAAGATGTTGACGGCGAGGGCGACGGAGCCGTCGGCGACAAAGGCGTCGGCGCTGGGGGAGGCGAAGGCGACGAAGGCGTCGGCGCTGGAGGAGTCGAAGGCGACGAAGGCGTCGGCGCTGGAGGAGTCGAAGGCGACGAAGGCGTCGGCGCTGGGAGAGTCGAAGTCGACGGCGTCACCGACGCCGACCGCCGTGTAGCTGCGTCTCCGCAAtcgctggaggatccagcggccgcGGCTGCGGCTGTGGCCTCGTCACATGCCGGGCCCTCCCCGGCCCTTGTCAGCTTACACCCCATTTCTTGGAGTCTTTTCTTTCTCCCCTTGAGATTTCCAAGAATTGTGTGTACAGGTGTTGTTCGTGCGAACCGGTGAAGGATTGGGGGCAGAATTTATAGGCGCGGAGGGGGTTATATATGAGCTTCTACTTTCTCGAGGCTTCCCAGGGAAACTGACCAACTGTTAGCGCACGTGTTCCGACTTCCGAGTGAATGATTTGATTATACACCTGTTAAACCCGCTGGCCTCTGTAATAATAAGTACACAGGAATTTTATTTGTTGAATTGTTTTGCAGGAGATTTTCATTGATACAATTGTGAGCATCagaatgagagcatctccagcctacgttccccaaagcgttccccaaatagcgccggatcgagcgtttagggatgtgttttgttcgtgccgcgttcgggggacgtcgctccctagcTGCGtcccaagaaaaaaaaatcataaatttaaaacttgagtgaatccattcaaattatatatatattatatagattcaaacgaaattcgatgaaatttaaattaagacctaatctagaagtacttgcggcggctagaggcgtcgtagtactggtaaAAGTTGTACatatcgtcggtgacgacctcctgtttgacgcgctcgtcgggctcatcGACAAACTCGTCCTTCATCAGGCCGCTTGGCCCAGCCCAGCCTCGCCATcgtcggtgacataggcatccgcaatgggcctaccgaagaaggtacccgggatttactgaagggcCCTGACTCGAAGAatacgaagcccggaagcccaataaggtgttgatttggaaagatagagttgtattaggaataaagacttgtaactatacgggacgaactcaaagagtctcctgctgtttgtaacttgtacatcacgaaaccctcggctccgcctcctatataagggggagtcgagggagacagAGAGGATCAATtttattgtcaacacaaccctacctCTTAGCAGTCGAGTaactttttcggctgaaaccttcgagatataCTTTCCCtctaaccctagtctacaacctgtaggcattgacaagtcaataccttgtcaattggcaccgtctgtgggaattagaggcgacaaggagatgatctcgatggcacgttcaacatcgtcgacatcttcggtggcaagcaacgcggtggacggaggtaaacagatgaaaactggtctcgttgattttgttactCACCTCCCAtctgtttggatgcatatgcctatctggaagagccaatagagatgaagttcgggagtttccacttctgcatcgggagagaaggatcacatcgtttagcggcaccgatttgttcgggaccgttagcggttggttccgatttctcgggatcattgacacgcgtacagcacgcgaccgttgggaaccccaagtggaaggtgtgatgcgtacagcagtaagtttccctcagttagaaaccaaggtttatcgaaccagtaggagtcaagaagcacgttgaaggttgatggcggcgagatatagtgcggcgcaacaccagggattccggcgccaacgtggaacctgcacaacacaaaccaagtacttcgccccaacgaaacagtgaggttgtcaatctcaccggcttgctgtaacaaaggattagatgtatagtgtggatgatgattgtttgcagagaacagtagaacaagtattgcagtatattgtatttcagatgtaaagaattggatcggggtccacagttcactagtggtgtctctcccataagataaatagcatgttgggtgaataaattatagttggccaattgaaaaatagagagggcatgaccatgcacatacatattatgatgagtattgtgagatttaattgggcattacgacaaagtacatagaccgctatccagcatgcatctatgcctaaaaagtccaccttcaggttatcatccgaaccccctctagtattaagttgctaacaacagacaattgcattaagtattgcgcgtaatgtaatcaataactacatcctcggacatagcatcaatgttttatccctagtggcaacaagacatccataaccttagaggtttcacgtcactccctgcattcactggagacatgaacccactatcgagcataaatactccctcttggagttactagcaaaaacttggccagagcctctactaataacggagagcatgcaagatcataaacaacacataggtataaattgataatcaacataacatggtattctctattcatcggatcccaacaaacacaacatgtagcattacagatagatgatcttgatcatgttaggcagctcacaagacccgacaatgaagcataatgaggagaagacaaccatctagctactgctatggacccatagttgcggtgacccagcataccactgcatgttgtagtatacaagtcgttgatatgatctttgtgaaggggcttcctcacaaattgccatatccctcagagtggtacaacgaaacattgcgagtcataacactccatactttattacaaacattgtcttacaagttggtattctcacgagtcctatgagaacaccctaagagactactaaagtaccattacaacttatactaaagatgaaaagagctcaacaacttatttaggtaagttctacgtcgctcggctctatgatactaaggtatgtcactactcctccacctccgtgtcatctggtccgtagactatcccatagtctacgccttccactccgccggtaagatcgggttcttcgtagaccagctcgtagcttccttctggtgctccatcgttgatagcctccacttcgggatcacagtctagcaagggtgtcgaaagaaagtgagtacagaggtactcagcaagttctaaaagaataaaaggtgttttatgcactagctacgaccattgatcaggaaatcgccggtcaatgcatgttttgcaatcatttcttcaaaaggttgcttttattatgaaaactatgcccgtcggtcttcacgaagttgaccagaacttcgtggagttcctttctctgtcgcgttcgcagttcccttcccggaacaaggagtgacagccacaatttgatacactcgcagaggtgcgttacttttcccacaagagatctcaccctttttgccatccgcgagggacttgcccccgttcacacttcctttggtgtgaggccaggtataaagatccaagcccacaccgccttctccgcgactgcaaacccacccttttgtccacccgcacacctccagtagacttcccccgataatacggctttactcatggtgtactttggacaatccttcatagatcgtagagccatcatcactaatggatggggatttaaaaggctatcccaacctacggcaggtgcctccaacaccccgccggctctaccaatccgttggcgtgcgtaagggaaaagatacgaccggcttccccgcagccattatagatctcatggtcaacgcggtttgtacggcgctagaatcactcggacggcattggtaatttaatcctagggtgatataacccattgcaatggaacctccaccatatcaacacataccatggttccattgccagccacatagtcatattcatagttggaaaataacatttcatttgcgatgcaggaatgataagtatatagctttgcattaaaagtagtaaaaataatcaagttgacatgagcaagggtgaacttgcctgtggactgcgagatagtgcagttcaatgcgcttgatggaacccggacctcgggttccgtaagaagcatcattgtccagtaaggacaatgttataaaaatccaaataatgcaatcatggatgtattattttatgttgaatccctttaccccattgaattattacaatttagggttgtatttaagatttatgtctctgacggtaatttacaattgatttaaaagtattaatcattgtaattcacacaaagtacaacaattcaaagtaaaatgattttactttataattaccttagttattccaaaataatttgaaattatagagttacctctatagtttttggaataaaaaggaatatagtattttcttggaaaaataccctttgcaatagatatgacatggaatattagaatttcattttgaaatgtttgaaaataagtatttgaacttatttgatatttttccttgaattttaaatacaaggaaataataatttaaacttccaagttattatttgaattccgaaaattcataattttgaatttgtttcttaaattccatttcatattttatcctTGTTAAGAttgatttttcattcataaatccaatttttattggatttttagagttgtttatgatttattaaaatttggtaaagttttggtcttttattaaatgaaaaatgaccaaaataccccctggacccctattgggcccagcccaatagcctaacccagggacggcccaaataggctggcccccttttgggtttggtggcgccgaagcggcccaccactctcactctcactcggccctcttctcactcgtctaaccctaatctctggcgaccctgaggcgatggcgtcgccaccatggccgccgccctgctccggccatcaccggcctcctccgccgtggccacctaccgatctagaaccgcctcgagcagatctatcaatctgtccgagccgtttctctcctctcgtcctctccccGGCGAATCGCCTCGATCCGGATCTCTCGGAGAATCGCCATGGCGATCCggtggtctccgacgagctctcgccttcgtcgtcaacgtgtgcgcctccgagaccgacccggCGCGGGTGCCGCTTGCGTGcccgtgccgtcgtctccatgccgTGCCGCTCgtggtgttcgtgctcgtcggcgtaatgccggcgccttccctggctttgcagctgctatggccgcgcgggcactgcctcgccatgccatagcttctgcctccaggcgcgggtaaggtcctctgctcccctccttctcttctgtgcgcctcccttgccactgttcttcttcct contains:
- the LOC124695604 gene encoding OVARIAN TUMOR DOMAIN-containing deubiquitinating enzyme 1-like, whose amino-acid sequence is MGCKLTRAGEGPACDEATAAAAAAGSSSDCGDAATRRSASVTPSTSTLPAPTPSSPSTPPAPTPSSPSTPPAPTPSSPSPPPAPTPLSPTAPSPSPSTSSSSASPPQSPSLTPSSLSSADESSTSTPSSTSSTDEEDQWEEERYLQSIEIPHPQEIARGEEQEVDQLKDSYGSTDLFSESEEFCHISESDDDGVFPNKFKLGDKEPVLTLLEEFEDDTIIGKIMLLDEKYGSRRRIARDGSCFYRSFIFKYLENVVEIKDEDERRTEAARFRRRVENCMPACHDDQLLHSFSGYESVVNLVEQGLAEGELYQMDMNEDVTSRIIPLLRALTEIEICTRPEFYHGFLIPGETYASVFEFCLCEVRQGEANNMQVHALAHALGIPVILENLDVNTPGQLNTLHIGRPVESEAEAPLALTLLYRSGHYDIIYPK